The DNA sequence ACTTGGGTTGCGCTCGATTTTACGATGACGTGTCGGGTGTTGATTGGGTCTCTGTAGCTGGAACCCCTGCTTACATGGCACCGGAGGTAGCGAGAGGGGAACAACAAGGCTTCGCCGCCGATGTTTGGGCTCTTGGGTGCACGGTGATCGAGATGGTTACGGGTCGGGCTCCGTGGGCAGATGTGTTTGACCCGGTTTCGGCTTTTTACCGTATTGGGTTTACGGATGATGTGCCGGAGATTCCGAGTTTTGTGTCGAAAAAAGGTAAGGATTTTTTGGGCAAGTGTTTGAAGAGAGACCCATTAGAGAGGTGGTCCGTCAACGAGCTTCTTAACCACCCATTTCTCGAGGAATTTGAATCCGAATCCGAATCCGAATTTGTTGGGAAGGAATTCGATAGTTTTGATTTGGATAGTCCGAGATGTGTACTGAGCACCGTCGATTCGGATCAGGATCCGAACCCGTTTCGTGGCAGTGTTACGGATACGGAGACAGACTCTGCTGCTCAAAGAATCAGACGGTTGGGTAGTGAAAGCAATGCGGCGTCGTTTTTGGAATTGGACTGTTGGGCCTTAGATGAAGATTGGGTCACGGTTAGATGCAACTTTACCCAAGAAGAGCCCGTTATGATATCAGTCCCTATGGAGTGTTTAGGCCCATCAAGGGATTTGTTCCCTATTGATGTAGATGAGACCCCAAATACGAAGGGGACGTTGAAAATTTGGACTTGTAATGAGGATGATTTGGTGGCTCCCACCAAATTTAGTAATGGTTCgagaaaattcaaaaaatgTAGAAGAAATTGTAATGGGGCTAGTATCTGTAGTTATAGGGATTGGGCTAGATTATGGAATTGGAAAAAAGGCTCTTTTTTATGCTTTGAATGTGGCaaagttcattttttttattgctCAAATTGTGAAATGAATTTTATGATTCGGTTTCTTATGCATCAGCATTGTCCACCATTctttatattttatgttttgaatgtaaaaaagttgagtttatttatattttcgtaCATATGCAAAGAATACAAATTTAGCCCATTGCAAGTAGTGATAGGATAGAGGTCCTCCTTCAAACATGATAAATCTTCAAGCAAAATCTTGCAAATTCTTCAAAAGATAAAACCAGAATTATTACAAAAGAGTATTTTGTATATCTGCAATTACAGGAAAAAACAAGGAAAAATGCATTGTAACAGAAAGATGGCTCTACCAGTTCGCTCCTTAACGACTTTCACCCATAACAAAGTCTTGTAGCCACTTTGATCTTTTCTCGAATCCTTCTCTCGCGTGCTTGAGCTTCCTGCCCACTTTCAGCTGGCTCCTTAGCCTCGTCTTCTCTTTGGTTCACTGTTGAAGTCGAAGCCTCCACTTCTTGGTGTTGAGCAAAACTATCTAACCATTCTCTTATCCTTTAGTCCACCAACTTTGGGTTTGCTAACATTACTCCCCTCCTCAAAACACACCTTGTCCTCATGGTGTGAGATATCATAATGTCTTAAAAGTGGAAAAATCTTCCGAAGTAACATCATCAGGAGAGCTCAAAGACCATTGAACTAATACCTCTTGAATTGGTTTTGAATTGATCAATTTGATTCGAATAGCCAAGATAGCTAAAGGAACCATCAAAGGTTTATTGGCGATACTCAACTTAGGTAACAAATTACATTTGAGTGGGGCGCTGCCATGAAATGGTTTGAAAAGAGAGACATGAAATGTAGGATGAATACGACTCCCCAGTGGTAAAGCCAAAGTACAGGATGTTGTACCTCGATGAGCTCCCACCGAAAAGGGACCAAAATATCGTCGACAGAGTTTTGCATTAGACGTTTTGCCACCGAAGATTGGATATATGACTGAAGTTTGACTAAGAGTCTAAGACCCAAATAACCCACCTGAAACTTTAATGTCTTTTGTTTTCTTGTTAGCTTGCTGCCTCATTTGATTCTGGCTTTGGTGCAAACTGTTTTGTAGCTATTGAAGGATAGCATCAGGGGACAAGAGATCTTCTTCAACTGCCTGTATCAAAGAAGTACCACGAGTGTAAGCTGAAATCGATGGGGGTAATCTACCATAAACTGTCCGAAACAGGGTCATCCCAATAGCTGAATGATGGTTGGTATTGTAATGGTACTCATCCCAAAAAAGGAACTTGCTCCATTGCTTCGGGTTGTCTGTCATAAACGCACGACAGTATTGTTCGACATAAGGATTAGTAACCTTCGTATGACTAAACTAAAGTGGATTTGTGGTGTTTAGTTCagctatttttatgttttatcctTTGTTGATGTGTCACCAACTGTTTTGATAGTTGGTACCCGAATTAGTTGTCTCAAGAAACAGCCAACTTCACATACTATAAATAGACATTGTAACACACTTTTTAGCTATGTTGTAAATTCAGATTGTAGTAATAAAGAGAGTGAAAAGGAGGGATGTATAAGGAAAATAAGAGCAACTGATCTTGGTTCCCATTGGTGAGGTTGATTGTAATTTCTGTTCATCCTTTTCCATTGTATTCAACACACTCTTATACTGgttttaacatcaataaaggtCTAAAGGTCTATGTTTATCAACTCTTGCACTATGTTTGGTAGGAGAGGGAGATGGGTAGATGGAGAGGGGTGGAGGGAGAGTGATGGAAGGAGAGACTAAATCACTTGTTTAGCAAGAGGGAAAGAAGGAGGGGAAGGACAGATGAAGGGAGACATTCTCCTTCCAAACCTTCAAAATTTAATTCCTCTAAATTTGGAAGGATTTtagaaaaagacaaaatatatattgcaaaatACAATAACTACccttgaaaaaataataaattttatttttaaaagaacaATTtcgtaattttactaattaattttttctcCATCCTTCCTACCTCACACCTAATACAAAACAATACAAAAGAGATTAACAATCATCTCTGTACCTCTTACTCCCGATCCTCTCTAATCTCTCCATCGATCCATCCTACTCTCCTCCCTCCCACCAAACATAGCCTTGGTGTCAATTTTCTCTTTGAATTGTTCTTTAAATTGCTGATTTTATCAACACAATTTGTGATCAAACTGTGTTGGTTATTTTGATTGATTTTGGTTTCTAGATTGTGTTCTTGAGAATGATTCATTCactacataatatatattaaataaacaaattttcTTACtttagataaaataataataaaaaaaataagaaagagaaGATATAAAAGATGTTATAGTATGACATTCTTTTGAATCATTCTTTTTCATTCTAATGGTAAACATCAattaaaaaatgttaaaaatatatttatgtcaTCAAGTATTTTTTATAGCATcaccattggagatgctctaaagTGCTTGAGGTGAGCACTTAACCGTTTGACACTTTAAAAAGTTTGTACATACTTGCGCACATCCTGGCACATTCCTTCCCAACAAAAATTGCACTTAGACGAAGAAATGTGCAATCAATCCATCATAACCGTCAATGGGTGAGTCATGGAATTCTCGAATGAGAATATGCTTAAGGTTGGAACGTTGCCTGAGACAAATTTTGTTCTTGAAGTACAGTAACCCATCACGAAGTACATAGTGTGAAAATGTCTCATTTTGGTGCTGTAGCTGACCTATCAAAAAGGAGCGATCCTTCTTGGGATTGGGCTTTCAACATGGGTTGGatactgatacacaaaataagctaaataatttgattttcattattttgaatttgtcttttatttttatagtggAAAAGTGttacactataaaaaaatatataaggaTTTATTAGTAATTTGGAAATGGTTTGAAACCTTGTAAATATAtaattgtgtagctattattagatatgaaatgagaaatTAGAATTTTGATTCAATTGAAAGATTAACTTGAAAAGTATATTTCGGAAATTTGTCAGAtctcaaattaattaaaaaaaaaatagtacgaAGTAATTTGAGTGTAAGTagtaagaaaatatataaaaaaaaaaaaaagaaaaaatgagtgcttataattttttaaaaaaataataaaataaaattttgtgagaatgaaaaaatgctaaaataaaaaaaaaatgatgtaaaACGCTAtacttattatatttatatatataataagaaaaagagagagatatACGAATAATTGGATaatcaaatcaaaataagaCAAATCAATAAGAAATGTTATTTGCTTTGGTTGAAGGCCATAAATAGAGTGAAATAAAAGAGTTTTGCAAGAATTGTCTTGATCGTCGGATatcattaaaaaatagaaaaaagtgTTATCGAACGATTTCTTGCAATTCTTCATAGAGAGAGAGATCAGTGTGGCTGActgaaaaaagaaagagaagaaggagaaaaatacagtaaaaaaagtTACATAGAAGCttgaataaataaaagatcagtaacttaaaaaaaaaaaataaaagatcagtaaaaatgaataaaataaaataaaatatagatagtatgtaaaaaattattaaccaCCGTATAATTGTAAAATTTGAATGAAATAAAGTATTTTGTGTAAAACCTCTATATAATTGGCATTTATGTAAATTGAGTGCACTTTTACTTGTAAAACTAACTAATCTAATCCACACActatttgtataaatatattttaaaattataaatgtgtaattaatatttaaaaatagggCTAATATCTGTACAtatatcttttttaaaaatacatattatatgtatatataaaattactaaaatagattagagtttaattattttgttgttatGTGAGAAAGGAGTTGTTATGTGTTATATATTGAgcttgtttatttcattattgaagatttaaatttatgataattattttattttcaataggtaatttattaattttaatgatctgaaaaaaatattttaatatattttaaaaaataaatattaaaaagataattaatCTAATCTACACTTTTACATATTAGATATAGTATAAATTAGATTAAATGAATATCTCTAAGTAGtgatggtatttttttttgtttttttattaatcaagaTTTTGTATTGCTTACTAAACTTATACAATCAAATAGCATCCTCAAAAGAGAGGACCTAaataatcatttacaaaaattatatacatcTCAATTTACATTCATTTTTTCCTCTATATCTCTTTACAATCTTGAGAATCAATTAGTGTCTTCACTACTTATCTTTTTTGGCAGAGAATTGTTACTCTAGTTTTAACAGCCTCCTTAGTTCTCTGTATAATTTCTTCTGCTTTAGCCGTCTTCAAGTTCCAAATTTGATCATCTTTAGCTCTCCAAATATTGTAAATCAAGCTTTTTTCCTGAACTTGGACAGTTTGGCTCTTTCGATCCACCTCACAAGCTGATTCAAAGTTATACATTGAGCTCTCATTATTGTTCAGAATGATtgctatttttaataaaaagtttctatttttattaaaaaaaaatattgcaggCGTTTGATGATCAAGTTGCTGAGATGATGATCGCAAAACAGTAATAAAAGAATTATATTTACTATTAACATGCATTATCCCATTcattaagcattattcaaattGTAATGATTAAATTCAGTTTGATgtactaaaaaataatacattggCTCACAGAAAATAATAGCACATAAACAAAGTTCAAATAATCTCGTTTACTTTAGACATTCTTCATTCTTAAGCACCCATTTCTTGGGGATATAATTTGATAATTTTTGTTACAGTTTTTGGCGCTCTGAAATCACGAAGTTACAGTTTTTGCTgtgaattgtattttttttcccttattaataattctatttttaatatttaaatgcaGAATAGAAATTAAGCTTATTAATTGCAAGTagtttgaaataattttttattaattggaagaacaaaaattaggttaattatttaattataatatattatataattggaTAAGTATTTTATGCatgcttttgaatttaaaagtGGACTAATTCATATAAAAAAACAGTTGACCCAAATAAAAATGAGATATGCCGAAAGCATTAATTGTCATCGTCTCTGAAAGATGATCTTCTTTTTCATTTGTTTAacgatttaattaaagttatatATGGGCACTACTCACTAGACTCTAAGTCTGGATCAACAACAGTAATAATGTTAATGCATTACTTTGGGGGCTGACCTCATGACCTAACAATTACACACGTggacaacatatatatataatcagtgCATGAAGACAGATCGAATTGTATCATGTTTATTTCAGTggaaaataacataattaatcCCTTAATCTTATCCTTAGTCACTATACATTGCTCTTTATAATATTTCTCATTTTTGTACCACAACTTGTTATAATCCCTAACCTCATAACTAGTATTGAATTACATCATTTTTCCCACCAAACCAAAATAATTAACACTCATTATTGTATATAACTATATAAgaagaaagtgttggctttaattaaacactatgtttatatattatattatttagtatAGAGGTAATAATGCATGTGGTCCGGATTGTATATATTGTACAAAGGCATCTTTTAAGTATTCCAAAACATTCAGTACATCTTTAAATGTATGCCTATTAACACAGACCCACATAGAGGCAATGGGCACCCATGAAAAggaaataaaaatatgtatattttaaattaaacaaaactaataacaatataatGTTTGATTTAGTGG is a window from the Cannabis sativa cultivar Pink pepper isolate KNU-18-1 chromosome 1, ASM2916894v1, whole genome shotgun sequence genome containing:
- the LOC115708231 gene encoding mitogen-activated protein kinase kinase kinase 18, encoding MDWTRGRTIGRGSFATVSIATAHGSGEIFAVKSAELSKSESLQREQRILSALSSPKIIEYRGFNVSSENGEIMYNLCLEYAHGGSLSDMISRRGGRLSQAEIKAYTREILIGLDYLHSAGVVHCDIKGRNILVTKDGLKIADLGCARFYDDVSGVDWVSVAGTPAYMAPEVARGEQQGFAADVWALGCTVIEMVTGRAPWADVFDPVSAFYRIGFTDDVPEIPSFVSKKGKDFLGKCLKRDPLERWSVNELLNHPFLEEFESESESEFVGKEFDSFDLDSPRCVLSTVDSDQDPNPFRGSVTDTETDSAAQRIRRLGSESNAASFLELDCWALDEDWVTVRCNFTQEEPVMISVPMECLGPSRDLFPIDVDETPNTKGTLKIWTCNEDDLVAPTKFSNGSRKFKKCRRNCNGASICSYRDWARLWNWKKGSFLCFECGKVHFFYCSNCEMNFMIRFLMHQHCPPFFIFYVLNVKKLSLFIFSYICKEYKFSPLQVVIG